The Chloroflexaceae bacterium genome has a segment encoding these proteins:
- a CDS encoding response regulator transcription factor encodes MNKPRILLVEEDQNLRAALDSQLRARGHAIVATGSAEQAMELLRSESFTLLMTEVALDTGDGIALMAAARRLHPDLELIVLTGAATLESAIAALNLGARAYLRKPFTFDLVERYVERALEHWRSRSAHHAALRHLGATLLRIAELHDNPYEVSEPREAPLRIGALQIDPRRRRATLGNRVLPLTSGEFDLLLYLAHRNGEVLSPERLARDVLGYHCAPDEARELIKARVHRLRAKLEPNPRAPTFLVSVRGAGYMLTSGEEH; translated from the coding sequence ATGAACAAGCCACGCATTCTACTCGTAGAGGAGGACCAGAACCTTCGCGCCGCCCTCGACAGCCAGCTTCGCGCCAGGGGACACGCGATTGTCGCCACGGGCAGCGCGGAGCAGGCTATGGAGCTTCTCCGCAGTGAATCCTTCACCTTGCTGATGACCGAAGTCGCGCTCGACACAGGCGACGGGATCGCCCTGATGGCCGCCGCGCGCCGCCTGCACCCCGACCTGGAACTGATCGTCCTGACCGGCGCGGCGACGCTCGAGTCGGCGATTGCAGCCCTGAACCTCGGCGCGCGCGCCTACCTGCGGAAACCCTTCACCTTCGACCTTGTGGAGCGATATGTGGAGCGGGCGCTGGAACACTGGCGCTCTCGCAGCGCCCATCACGCCGCCCTCCGGCACCTGGGCGCCACCCTGTTGCGCATTGCCGAGCTTCACGACAACCCCTACGAGGTCAGCGAACCCCGCGAGGCCCCTCTGCGCATCGGCGCGCTACAGATTGACCCGCGCCGCCGCCGGGCGACGCTGGGCAACCGGGTCCTGCCGCTCACCAGTGGCGAATTCGATCTGCTGCTCTACCTGGCGCATCGCAACGGTGAAGTGCTTTCCCCTGAACGCCTGGCCCGCGACGTACTGGGCTACCACTGCGCGCCCGACGAGGCCCGCGAACTGATCAAGGCCCGCGTGCACCGGCTGCGCGCCAAGCTGGAACCCAACCCTCGCGCCCCGACGTTTCTGGTGAGCGTGCGCGGCGCAGGCTATATGCTGACGTCAGGCGAAGAACACTAA
- a CDS encoding RDD family protein: protein MIASFSARRRRARSSGAGERFVGYAGFVTRAMAMVIDVLIIFGVWVVGAIILDFLWRTSGIDQVFRWLFGASGWLAMERMPLRDLLLGFASLQFFSFLYFTAFLGLGGATIGKYLLGLRVLHADGTSLRIGRAALRTLAYSLSSLPLYLGFLNVLADDRRRGWHDRLTGTVVVYHWRDYPESLTVQRSVEP from the coding sequence ATGATTGCCAGTTTCTCCGCGCGCAGGCGCCGAGCGCGCTCTTCCGGGGCCGGCGAGCGCTTTGTCGGCTACGCCGGCTTCGTCACCCGCGCTATGGCGATGGTAATTGATGTGCTGATAATCTTTGGCGTCTGGGTCGTTGGCGCCATTATCCTCGACTTTCTCTGGCGCACCTCAGGCATCGACCAGGTGTTCCGCTGGCTGTTCGGAGCGTCCGGCTGGCTTGCCATGGAACGAATGCCCCTGCGTGACCTGCTGCTTGGCTTCGCCAGCCTCCAGTTCTTCTCCTTTCTTTACTTCACTGCGTTCCTGGGTCTGGGCGGGGCGACCATTGGCAAGTACCTGCTGGGCCTGCGCGTGCTCCACGCCGATGGAACGTCGCTGCGCATCGGCAGGGCCGCCCTGCGCACCCTGGCCTATAGCCTCTCATCCCTGCCGCTCTACCTCGGCTTTCTCAACGTTCTGGCGGACGATCGGCGCCGAGGGTGGCATGATCGGCTCACCGGAACGGTGGTGGTCTACCACTGGCGTGACTATCCCGAATCGCTCACCGTCCAGAGATCGGTAGAACCCTAG
- a CDS encoding nucleotidyltransferase domain-containing protein: protein MLGGEERAAGPTYHEATDGRSGSGADYRGAGAADRRSRATEAHHFGSAARGQMHKDSDLDVLVIMPDSAHRRETARQIYPALRRLGTPKDVVVVTESDVARFAHEPSLVIYPALTEGKEIYRAI from the coding sequence ATGCTTGGTGGCGAGGAACGAGCCGCTGGCCCCACGTACCACGAGGCAACCGATGGACGAAGCGGATCTGGCGCCGATTATCGAGGAGCTGGTGCGGCGGATCGTCGCAGCCGTGCAACCGAAGCGCATCATTTCGGCTCGGCGGCGCGCGGCCAGATGCACAAGGATAGCGATCTGGACGTCCTCGTGATCATGCCCGACAGCGCTCATCGTCGCGAGACGGCACGGCAGATCTACCCGGCGCTACGCCGCCTGGGGACGCCGAAAGATGTGGTGGTTGTGACCGAGAGCGATGTGGCCCGGTTCGCGCACGAGCCGTCACTGGTGATCTACCCTGCCCTGACCGAGGGAAAGGAGATCTACCGTGCCATCTGA
- a CDS encoding HEPN domain-containing protein, with amino-acid sequence MPSERSVPGSAGQWLVYARRDLAMAQAPLPEGAVYEQLCFHAQQAAEKAIKAVCRARSQTFRYTHDLDDLLYGLERNGMVIPESIWDAADLTRFAWESRYPGFGEPVTEAEYQQALTLARRVAA; translated from the coding sequence GTGCCATCTGAGCGCTCCGTTCCCGGTTCAGCAGGCCAATGGCTGGTCTATGCCCGGCGCGACCTGGCGATGGCGCAGGCGCCGCTGCCCGAAGGGGCCGTCTACGAACAACTCTGTTTTCACGCGCAACAGGCTGCCGAGAAAGCCATCAAGGCGGTGTGTCGGGCGCGCAGCCAGACCTTCCGCTACACGCACGATCTTGACGATCTACTGTACGGCCTTGAGCGCAACGGAATGGTTATTCCTGAATCGATCTGGGACGCCGCCGACCTGACGCGATTCGCCTGGGAGTCACGCTATCCGGGCTTCGGGGAGCCGGTCACCGAAGCGGAGTATCAACAGGCCCTGACCCTGGCGCGCCGGGTGGCGGCCTGA
- the cas3 gene encoding type I-D CRISPR-associated helicase Cas3' translates to MHLHTLPVYSRLADPAAVAAEAKLAARLPEGWRLSQHQLATYQALRDDNIDVVFNTAMTGDGKSLAGLLPLLTDSRHNGTLALFPTNELIQDQFRSARLTLPTWGRAEAWAGTLYGARIDALTAEVEALQRPDALVKVLKDHRLTLSNPDIFHAIMQFHYQRPGRSPDHVTGQLPLLFEQLTFDEFHIFETPQVIAALTGLLFLRTQQPRLKTLFLSATPSNEAIQLLERAGLHDRIRLIDPQCEGWYHQGADPGAGWRPILQASTLHFAAQNAETWIAADGERIILDWFRQQRPAAKGALIVNSVATALRLTERLRPLFARAGLSVECNTGITGYRMRQASYQADLLIGTSTVDVGVDFRINFLVFEALNAGAFLQRLGRLGRHTSFIDRDGAERQFEAFAAYALVPPFVYERLSIPEAGAGAPLRDGDTYTRTDLARAIQAAFPPPASFSAYARRWGRFVPARVIQILSSKPLKITYASVTPDLLRQYGRLTQSRIGDALREAQARRDQGEGPLIEEARAFRGGSPFDCGVIKEDEGDVVTYDLFWLLANGHLELLSQDEFCAAVRRLEKPDAPYRRGWQHFFFRWRALRAQPERVQVLLPPEVAGWGPERQQVAVVLPKGTRVDCNGHDFLNQLNCEISRRQYVALIVPGKDPLQVRREAYLPPGMRLWPYRVDSEGGELRGAVAFGREALLLDSRLHNRPLEGGEAPFIC, encoded by the coding sequence ATGCACCTTCACACCCTCCCCGTCTACTCCCGCCTGGCTGACCCGGCGGCCGTGGCTGCCGAAGCAAAGCTGGCAGCGCGCCTGCCCGAAGGCTGGCGTCTCTCCCAGCACCAACTGGCCACCTATCAGGCTCTCCGCGACGACAACATTGACGTGGTGTTCAATACCGCCATGACTGGCGATGGCAAGAGTCTGGCCGGGCTGTTGCCGCTGCTCACCGACTCGCGCCACAATGGAACGCTGGCGCTCTTCCCCACCAATGAACTGATCCAGGATCAGTTTCGCAGCGCCAGGCTGACCCTGCCTACCTGGGGACGCGCCGAGGCATGGGCGGGCACGCTCTACGGCGCGCGGATCGACGCGCTGACGGCGGAGGTCGAGGCGCTCCAGCGGCCCGATGCCCTTGTCAAAGTCTTGAAGGATCATCGCCTTACTCTCTCCAATCCCGATATCTTCCACGCCATCATGCAGTTTCACTACCAGCGGCCCGGACGGAGTCCCGACCACGTGACCGGTCAGTTGCCGCTGCTGTTCGAGCAGTTGACCTTCGACGAGTTTCACATCTTCGAGACGCCCCAGGTGATTGCCGCGCTCACCGGGCTGCTGTTCCTGCGCACGCAGCAGCCGAGGCTCAAAACCCTGTTTCTCTCGGCAACGCCCAGCAACGAGGCTATCCAGCTTCTCGAGCGGGCAGGCCTCCACGACCGGATCAGGCTGATCGACCCCCAGTGCGAAGGCTGGTACCACCAAGGGGCCGACCCCGGCGCGGGATGGCGCCCGATTCTGCAGGCCAGTACGCTTCACTTCGCGGCCCAGAATGCCGAAACGTGGATCGCCGCCGATGGCGAGCGGATCATCCTCGACTGGTTCCGCCAGCAGCGTCCGGCGGCGAAGGGGGCGCTGATCGTCAACTCGGTAGCGACGGCCCTGCGCCTGACCGAACGCCTGCGCCCGCTCTTCGCGCGCGCGGGCCTGAGCGTGGAGTGCAACACGGGCATCACCGGCTACCGGATGCGCCAGGCTTCCTACCAGGCCGATCTGCTGATCGGCACCTCGACGGTGGATGTGGGGGTGGATTTCCGCATCAATTTCCTGGTCTTCGAGGCGCTTAACGCCGGGGCATTCTTGCAGCGTCTCGGTCGCCTGGGACGCCATACCAGCTTCATTGATCGCGATGGCGCCGAACGGCAGTTTGAGGCCTTCGCTGCCTATGCGCTCGTGCCGCCGTTTGTCTACGAGCGGCTGAGCATCCCTGAAGCGGGGGCTGGCGCTCCACTGCGCGATGGCGACACCTACACCCGCACGGATCTGGCGCGCGCCATTCAGGCGGCGTTCCCTCCGCCGGCTAGTTTTTCGGCCTACGCCCGCCGCTGGGGGCGCTTCGTTCCCGCCCGCGTGATCCAGATCCTCTCCAGCAAGCCGCTCAAAATCACCTACGCCTCGGTTACCCCAGACCTGCTGCGGCAGTATGGCAGGCTGACGCAGAGCCGCATCGGGGACGCCTTGCGCGAAGCGCAGGCGCGCCGCGATCAAGGCGAGGGGCCGCTTATCGAGGAGGCCCGGGCCTTCCGCGGCGGCAGCCCCTTTGATTGCGGCGTGATCAAGGAGGATGAGGGCGACGTGGTGACCTACGACCTGTTCTGGCTGCTGGCCAATGGCCATCTGGAACTCCTGAGCCAGGACGAGTTCTGCGCGGCCGTGCGGCGCCTGGAGAAACCCGACGCGCCCTACCGGCGGGGCTGGCAACACTTCTTCTTCCGCTGGCGCGCCCTGCGCGCCCAGCCGGAACGGGTGCAGGTCCTGCTTCCACCCGAGGTGGCCGGCTGGGGACCGGAGCGCCAGCAGGTGGCGGTGGTGCTGCCGAAGGGCACACGGGTGGACTGTAACGGGCATGACTTTCTCAACCAGCTCAACTGCGAGATCAGCCGGCGCCAGTATGTGGCGTTGATCGTGCCGGGCAAGGACCCGCTCCAGGTGCGGCGCGAGGCGTATCTGCCGCCGGGTATGCGCCTGTGGCCCTACCGTGTGGATAGCGAGGGCGGTGAGTTGCGCGGCGCGGTCGCCTTCGGACGCGAGGCCCTGCTGCTGGATAGCCGCCTGCACAACCGCCCGCTGGAGGGCGGGGAGGCCCCGTTCATTTGCTAA
- the cas10d gene encoding type I-D CRISPR-associated protein Cas10d/Csc3 — MNLSLSDSEPTDDFEENLEEVAELSEQLTATEARAAPEAEQPALAPEPIFARLLRGAIDPDDAVLADYATHVAPRLSARLAHVAAKGGDFALRKRAAGAPAEEVARYGDDQSMRAHIVNGLLPVARVARTLKRWGVQRFVDEFDDETYRLFCAGYTLHDWLKLPGVNKELHALGLEYNTVNVAVHLPEVERIISRWCIDLGLDRFLEPIGGLAVHLHALIYIASNTQLQWGVMRNLAALPGLRARGRTLSLATDLATFADYLAYLGRTPIEAASHRAIRDMVASFDDAHVGIALTYHHLADVRGVITSIINNAAIAAYAVPDQRAPLLFAPTGAVYLERRGAPPAPAVADVAETTVAHIRELCQRQLAENLTGFRRDGKGIKLADYYTMFLAPRDLARLVADFAEQRITGRASAGERYARIAAKGLAPAGTDLNLPDTLEVDRIAETCALLVKIAADADPALDAEQVLLDHMGLSHLRDLVRQINSGKTGGVPYGWYYAAGMYRRMTPGLDEQQWVERLRALAESVAARLPDTPPTAAPQWEEIRRYVADHLRFRPTPHADLSARFQTELARYGKARAGGRGATTVCGLCSSPYRVSEQQEAASLFAPMVYTNKQPLHGSKAMRHICAICGAEMMLRQLLMKRGQESGGNFEKRKLRYLYFYPTYFFTPESLKMLRAAHDQLKRVSFTELRKALGNNGEILDLDAETFQRIEPLLLDSTPPEPASDRLFRLRFPSNEPITFSFIGIPPAAREPKDAEAWINPAFLALLLPFILDVKVVASESLLPIIQEATELPETVAFDGAHAYVGRTVEQARLNLDQLLPALQRLVASYLVHLDGNARAGAGGFDYRWNEIPAVARNLETSPLYAFHYLKKGLRRESGDGIPAKQAARYVHLVEQYLDPENTAMSHARQLVTLYRQFYRHKPGRLNSNSILKPLSEAAAVILEADPRLFDDDEALIEAVQGRLSKFLDNVDRGSADGAIPRWIDRETRDASLEAFSRYMVEEVYRKAFGGDRAALAGRQLNLLKNACEAIYIAEQRREWRERGEQPDETENGAAEA; from the coding sequence ATGAACCTGTCGCTGTCTGACTCTGAACCGACCGACGATTTCGAAGAAAACCTGGAAGAGGTCGCCGAGTTGAGCGAGCAGCTTACCGCGACCGAAGCGCGAGCGGCGCCGGAGGCGGAGCAGCCGGCGCTGGCCCCGGAGCCGATCTTCGCGCGGTTGCTGCGTGGGGCGATCGACCCAGACGACGCAGTGCTGGCCGATTACGCCACCCACGTGGCCCCGCGTCTCTCGGCCCGGCTCGCCCACGTGGCGGCCAAGGGCGGCGATTTTGCTCTGCGGAAGCGCGCAGCGGGCGCCCCTGCGGAGGAGGTGGCACGCTACGGCGACGACCAGAGCATGCGCGCCCACATCGTCAACGGCCTGCTGCCGGTGGCGCGGGTGGCGCGCACCCTCAAACGCTGGGGCGTACAACGCTTCGTGGACGAGTTTGACGACGAGACGTACCGGCTCTTCTGCGCGGGCTACACCCTCCACGACTGGCTCAAGCTGCCAGGCGTCAATAAAGAGCTACACGCCCTGGGACTGGAATACAACACGGTCAACGTAGCGGTCCATCTGCCCGAGGTGGAGCGGATCATCAGCCGCTGGTGCATTGACCTGGGCCTTGACCGCTTTCTGGAACCCATCGGCGGGCTTGCCGTGCATCTGCACGCTCTGATCTACATCGCCTCGAACACCCAGCTTCAATGGGGAGTGATGCGCAACCTGGCGGCCCTGCCGGGGCTGCGCGCGCGCGGGCGCACCCTGAGTCTCGCCACCGATCTGGCAACCTTCGCCGACTACCTGGCCTATCTGGGCCGCACGCCAATCGAGGCGGCGAGCCATCGGGCCATCCGGGACATGGTGGCCAGCTTTGACGATGCGCATGTCGGCATCGCGCTGACCTACCATCACCTCGCCGATGTGCGCGGGGTGATCACCAGCATCATCAACAACGCCGCCATCGCCGCCTACGCGGTTCCAGACCAGCGCGCACCGCTGCTCTTCGCGCCCACCGGCGCGGTCTATCTGGAGCGCCGGGGCGCGCCCCCTGCGCCAGCGGTGGCCGACGTGGCCGAGACCACGGTCGCGCATATCCGCGAGTTGTGCCAGCGCCAACTGGCCGAGAACCTGACCGGTTTTCGTCGCGACGGGAAAGGGATCAAGCTCGCCGACTACTACACCATGTTTCTCGCGCCGCGCGACCTGGCCCGCCTGGTCGCCGACTTCGCCGAACAGCGCATCACCGGCAGGGCCTCGGCGGGCGAGCGTTACGCCCGCATCGCTGCCAAGGGCCTGGCGCCCGCCGGAACCGACCTGAACCTGCCAGACACGCTCGAAGTTGATCGTATCGCCGAAACCTGCGCCCTCCTGGTGAAGATCGCTGCCGACGCCGATCCCGCCCTCGATGCCGAACAGGTGCTGCTGGATCACATGGGTCTCTCCCATCTTCGTGACCTGGTCAGGCAGATCAACAGCGGCAAGACCGGCGGCGTTCCGTATGGCTGGTACTACGCGGCGGGGATGTACCGCAGAATGACGCCCGGTCTCGATGAGCAGCAGTGGGTCGAACGCCTGCGCGCGCTGGCCGAGTCGGTCGCCGCGCGGCTGCCCGATACGCCGCCAACCGCCGCGCCGCAGTGGGAAGAGATTCGGCGTTATGTGGCCGATCACCTGCGCTTTAGGCCGACGCCCCACGCTGATCTGTCCGCCCGCTTCCAGACGGAACTGGCGCGCTACGGCAAGGCCCGGGCCGGCGGGCGCGGCGCGACGACAGTGTGCGGCCTGTGTTCCTCGCCCTACCGCGTCAGTGAGCAACAGGAAGCCGCCAGCCTGTTCGCGCCGATGGTCTACACCAACAAGCAACCGCTGCACGGCAGCAAGGCCATGCGCCACATCTGCGCGATCTGCGGCGCGGAGATGATGCTGCGCCAGTTGCTGATGAAGCGCGGCCAGGAGAGCGGCGGCAACTTTGAGAAGCGCAAGCTGCGCTATCTCTACTTCTACCCCACCTATTTCTTCACCCCCGAGAGCCTGAAGATGCTCCGCGCCGCACACGATCAGCTCAAGCGGGTCAGTTTCACCGAGTTGCGCAAGGCGTTGGGCAACAATGGCGAGATCCTTGATCTGGACGCGGAGACATTCCAGCGCATAGAACCCCTGCTGCTGGACTCCACGCCGCCTGAGCCGGCCAGCGACCGGCTCTTCCGGCTCCGCTTCCCGAGCAACGAACCGATCACCTTCAGCTTCATCGGCATCCCCCCCGCCGCGCGCGAACCGAAGGACGCCGAGGCCTGGATCAACCCCGCCTTCCTGGCCCTGCTGCTGCCGTTCATTCTGGACGTGAAGGTAGTCGCCAGCGAGAGCCTGCTGCCTATCATCCAGGAGGCCACGGAACTGCCCGAAACGGTCGCCTTCGACGGGGCGCACGCCTACGTGGGTCGTACTGTCGAACAGGCGCGCCTCAATCTGGATCAACTCCTCCCCGCGCTCCAGCGGCTGGTGGCGAGCTACCTGGTGCATCTCGACGGCAACGCCAGAGCCGGCGCGGGCGGCTTCGATTACCGCTGGAACGAGATCCCGGCGGTGGCCCGCAACCTGGAAACCTCACCCCTCTACGCTTTTCACTACCTGAAGAAGGGGCTGCGCCGCGAGAGCGGCGACGGCATCCCGGCGAAACAGGCCGCGCGCTACGTCCACCTCGTCGAACAGTATCTCGATCCGGAGAACACAGCCATGTCCCACGCTCGCCAGCTGGTCACCCTCTACCGTCAGTTCTACCGCCACAAACCCGGGCGGCTCAACAGCAACAGCATTCTGAAGCCGCTGAGCGAAGCCGCCGCAGTCATTCTGGAGGCCGATCCCCGCCTGTTCGATGACGACGAAGCCCTGATCGAAGCGGTTCAGGGACGGCTCAGCAAGTTTCTTGACAACGTGGACCGCGGAAGCGCCGATGGCGCCATCCCCAGGTGGATTGACCGCGAGACGCGCGACGCGAGTCTGGAGGCGTTCAGCCGCTACATGGTCGAGGAGGTGTACCGCAAGGCCTTTGGCGGTGACCGCGCCGCGCTGGCCGGCCGCCAACTCAACCTGCTCAAAAACGCCTGCGAAGCGATCTACATAGCCGAGCAGCGCCGCGAATGGCGCGAGCGCGGCGAGCAACCCGACGAAACCGAGAATGGCGCCGCCGAAGCCTGA
- the cas7d gene encoding type I-D CRISPR-associated protein Cas7/Csc2: protein MLATTFFPDSVPPRPNGRYAHIVLLRETDSYALFQTDGELNTARMHAGVVETDLMTRITMFKRKQTTPERLAGRELLRRYGLISAEQAAEGKDRKTDERGVAVDSQGLPICDYNVDFCKQCPDCISYGFAIGDAGSEKSKVYSDTAYSLSAFDASHEAFTLNAPYEGGTMSRKGEVTSRINEQDHVRPQTLFPSVITTRDLTAPLFLYVLNNVLRTRRYGAQTTRTGTMTNHVLGIVLADGEIFSNLHFTQHLYDLLHRQGAIDPARPIPVPDALAASREVIRSLLEEDRVVIAQHLHGDNLASFLADFGQRTSSDEGMRELLRAAARDSAAYFAAYIQKKDKSKKG, encoded by the coding sequence ATGCTCGCCACAACGTTCTTCCCCGATAGCGTTCCGCCGCGCCCCAACGGGCGCTACGCCCACATCGTGCTGCTGCGCGAGACCGACTCCTACGCCCTGTTCCAGACCGACGGCGAACTCAACACCGCCCGGATGCATGCCGGCGTCGTTGAGACCGATCTCATGACCCGCATCACCATGTTCAAACGCAAGCAGACCACCCCGGAGCGGCTGGCGGGCCGGGAGTTGCTGCGCCGCTACGGCTTGATCAGCGCGGAGCAGGCCGCCGAGGGCAAGGATCGCAAGACGGACGAGCGTGGCGTCGCCGTGGACAGTCAGGGCCTGCCGATCTGCGACTACAACGTGGACTTCTGCAAGCAGTGCCCCGACTGCATCAGCTACGGCTTCGCCATCGGCGACGCTGGCTCCGAGAAGTCGAAGGTCTACAGCGACACGGCCTACAGCCTCAGCGCCTTCGACGCCAGCCACGAGGCGTTTACTCTGAACGCGCCCTATGAAGGCGGGACGATGAGCCGCAAGGGCGAGGTGACCAGCCGCATCAACGAGCAGGATCACGTGCGCCCGCAGACCCTCTTCCCGTCCGTGATTACCACGCGCGACCTGACCGCGCCTCTGTTTTTGTACGTCCTCAACAACGTGCTGCGCACCCGGCGTTACGGCGCGCAGACCACCCGCACTGGCACGATGACCAATCACGTCCTGGGCATTGTGCTGGCCGATGGCGAGATCTTCTCGAACTTGCACTTTACTCAGCATCTTTACGACCTGTTGCACCGGCAGGGCGCCATCGATCCTGCTCGCCCCATCCCCGTGCCCGACGCCCTGGCCGCCTCGCGCGAGGTGATCCGCTCCCTGCTGGAGGAGGATCGGGTGGTCATCGCCCAGCATCTGCACGGCGATAATCTGGCGTCGTTTCTGGCCGACTTTGGACAGCGGACTAGCAGCGACGAAGGGATGCGCGAACTGCTGCGGGCCGCGGCCCGCGACAGCGCGGCCTACTTTGCCGCCTACATCCAGAAGAAGGATAAGAGCAAGAAAGGCTAG
- the cas5d gene encoding type I-D CRISPR-associated protein Cas5/Csc1, producing the protein MHLYVCRLTLHEPLFFATRELGRLYETGRYLHNYALSYALGLAQAPWFNREQVPRYKEDLGSLTGVYVTAAQPERTSFQLATFKYGEEILHVEMQQATRNTPSFGRAKELAPDSRFVCYVISQAPLRLPRWVRLGKWHSKALVEVEEAPVEEREGAYVAACPLNPLDVPANVLQAFDIISMPPASLVANARCHGLHYVLPGDQGLPVGMRYMFP; encoded by the coding sequence ATGCACCTGTACGTCTGTCGTCTAACGCTCCACGAACCGCTCTTCTTCGCCACCCGCGAACTGGGGCGGCTCTACGAGACGGGGCGGTACCTGCACAACTATGCCCTGAGTTACGCCCTGGGACTGGCACAGGCCCCCTGGTTCAACCGCGAGCAGGTTCCGCGTTACAAGGAGGACCTTGGCAGCCTCACCGGCGTATACGTAACCGCGGCCCAACCGGAACGGACCAGTTTTCAGCTTGCTACCTTCAAGTATGGCGAGGAGATCTTGCACGTCGAGATGCAACAGGCGACGCGCAATACGCCCTCCTTTGGCCGCGCCAAGGAACTGGCCCCCGACTCGCGCTTCGTGTGTTACGTTATCAGCCAGGCGCCGTTGCGCCTGCCGCGCTGGGTGCGCCTGGGCAAATGGCACAGCAAGGCGCTAGTGGAGGTTGAAGAGGCTCCGGTGGAGGAGCGGGAGGGCGCCTACGTGGCCGCCTGCCCGCTCAACCCCCTCGACGTGCCGGCGAACGTGTTGCAAGCCTTCGACATCATTTCGATGCCCCCGGCGAGCCTCGTCGCCAATGCTCGCTGCCACGGGCTGCACTACGTCCTGCCCGGTGACCAGGGGTTGCCGGTGGGGATGCGGTACATGTTTCCGTAG
- the cas6 gene encoding CRISPR system precrRNA processing endoribonuclease RAMP protein Cas6, translated as MSDFPDLYAFVLRLHPLEGGPPPRPQGHGLQALFLDLVRQVAPEVAEELHADGPGKPYTVAALPQRNRDVVDLRVSLLRADLFQPFVHALLRQMPGAAPLRLGQSALHLGDVIGTPPPQGHPWAGYDSFVALAARAEAAHTVVLEFASATAIGQAARPDGKLRLAILPEPELIFFSLGRRWNELAPAQARLDLDLVRAAAADTLVSRYRAESREINLGKGPQKGFVGTVAYELPVNPEQARLLALLADAALFLGVGIKTARGMGLCRRLPDKETGP; from the coding sequence ATGAGCGATTTTCCCGATCTGTACGCTTTTGTTCTCCGGTTGCACCCGCTGGAGGGCGGGCCACCGCCACGCCCCCAGGGCCACGGGCTGCAGGCGCTCTTTCTGGATCTGGTGCGCCAGGTGGCACCCGAGGTGGCCGAGGAGCTGCATGCCGACGGCCCGGGCAAGCCCTACACCGTCGCGGCCCTGCCCCAACGTAACCGCGACGTGGTGGACCTACGCGTCTCCCTGCTGCGCGCCGATCTATTCCAGCCCTTCGTGCACGCCCTGCTCCGCCAGATGCCCGGCGCGGCCCCGCTGCGCCTCGGCCAGAGCGCGCTGCACCTCGGCGATGTGATCGGCACCCCGCCGCCGCAGGGCCACCCCTGGGCCGGTTATGACAGCTTCGTCGCCCTGGCGGCCCGCGCCGAAGCGGCACATACCGTCGTGCTCGAGTTCGCCAGCGCCACCGCCATCGGTCAGGCGGCGCGCCCCGACGGCAAGCTGCGCCTGGCGATCCTGCCTGAGCCGGAGCTGATCTTTTTCAGCCTGGGCAGACGCTGGAACGAACTGGCCCCGGCGCAGGCGCGCCTGGATCTCGATCTGGTCCGGGCAGCCGCCGCCGACACCCTGGTCTCGCGCTATCGCGCCGAGTCGCGCGAGATCAACCTGGGCAAAGGCCCGCAAAAAGGCTTTGTCGGCACGGTGGCCTACGAACTACCGGTGAACCCGGAGCAGGCGCGATTGCTGGCCCTGCTCGCCGACGCGGCCCTCTTCCTCGGCGTGGGGATCAAGACTGCACGGGGCATGGGTCTGTGCCGGCGCCTGCCCGATAAGGAGACAGGTCCATGA
- the cas4 gene encoding CRISPR-associated protein Cas4: MSIDIGPPEFIPLSMLNALAYCPRRFAYEFIQAEMLLNEHVVEGHLRHEGVDLGGTTWLEDTVQHRRVYVWSNHLRIAGFCDVVEARGGERYPVEFKKGRPGRWQNDHAQICAQALCLEERTGARIERGFIFYFAARRREEVRFTQELRAEVEHLAREAHRLAAAGTLPPPIDQRARCRACSLEPLCLPDEIRQLTGAVAG, encoded by the coding sequence ATGAGCATTGACATAGGTCCGCCTGAATTCATTCCGCTCTCAATGTTGAATGCCCTGGCCTACTGCCCGCGGCGCTTCGCCTACGAGTTCATTCAGGCCGAAATGCTGTTGAACGAACACGTGGTTGAGGGCCACCTGCGGCACGAGGGCGTCGATCTGGGCGGCACGACATGGCTGGAAGACACGGTGCAACACCGGCGGGTGTACGTCTGGAGCAACCACCTGCGGATCGCCGGCTTCTGCGACGTTGTCGAAGCGCGCGGCGGAGAACGCTATCCGGTGGAGTTCAAGAAAGGCCGGCCGGGACGCTGGCAGAACGATCACGCACAGATCTGCGCCCAGGCCCTTTGCCTGGAGGAGCGCACCGGCGCACGGATCGAACGGGGCTTCATCTTCTACTTCGCGGCGCGGCGGCGGGAGGAAGTGCGCTTCACGCAGGAACTACGCGCCGAGGTCGAGCATCTGGCGCGCGAGGCCCACCGCCTGGCGGCAGCCGGGACCCTGCCGCCGCCGATTGACCAGCGCGCCCGCTGCCGGGCCTGCTCGCTCGAGCCTCTATGCCTGCCCGACGAAATCCGTCAACTAACTGGCGCGGTTGCAGGCTGA